A stretch of DNA from Diospyros lotus cultivar Yz01 chromosome 14, ASM1463336v1, whole genome shotgun sequence:
CTTTGATGGGGATTGCTTAATTTCAAGTTGGTCCAAATTATTTATAAGCAAAATTTACATTCATTGATTAATTAAGTGGTGCATCTTTGTTGGAAAAGATTTCAATAAGATCGTTAGTATCTTTGTAATCTTTGTACGTAAGATTGCGATATGGTAAAAATCACGCGTCATTAATGACTAAAATCGActaaatcttttcaaaatttacgATAAGATTGTTAGAATATATTTGTGATCTTTGTAATATTGTGATGTATGGTAAGAATCATGTATCATTAATGACTAAAATTGActaaatctttttaaaatttatgataagATTGTTAGGGTATCTTTGAAATCTTTGTAATATTGCAATATAGTGAAAAGATTTTGATAAGATTGTTAGAGTAATCTTTgtaatatgataaaaatcatGCATCATTAATGACTAAAATAGACTAAAtctttctaaaatttataatgaaGTTGTTAGAGTATATTTGTAATCTTTGTAATATTGCGATACGATAAAAATCATAcataattaattactaaaatctactaaatcttttcaaaatttacaatgagattgttagaatatttttgaaatctttGGAATATTGCGATATGGTAAAAATCATGTatcattaattactaaaatcaactaaatctttttaaaatttataataagattGTTAGAGCATATTTGTAATATCTGTAATATTGCGATATAATGAAAagattttgataatattattagaGTATCTTGATAATCTTTGGAATATTGCGATGTGGTAAAAATCATagtattgtttttatttttgaccaAAAATCCCATTTGACAtcatttttcaagtaaaaaatttagatttaaaagacaagaaaaagaaaaagaaaacaaccatAATGtcctaattaatttaaattattagcACACAATTCTATTCTTACAAATtaactgaaaaaaaataaaattaaacttactCTTAAGTGGAGGAAAGTGGCACAAATTGATGATTGGAGAggcaaatatagaaaaaaaaaagtgacaaaATATAACCACTAACGTAATTAGTCcctaaatgcaaataaaatttttatttatctcaaaagaaatgcaaaaatcAATAAGTCCATAACCTAAATGAAATCCAATTCATTTTTGAATCACAAAAGGCAAATTAGtctcaaatttatctttgatttgtGAAAGCAAAGTAACTTCCaaagaattgaaattttgattgaattttctttttttttcctagtaaatatggtttttaattaataaaattttcaaatatacgattctttgattttttttatttttttctccataaatgtaatttttgattaaattttcaaacactaTATTTTTGCTTCTAATTTTGAAAGTTGAAAATTACTTTGGTTCCATAATTCAAAGTTAAGTGGGAGACTAATTTGTTTCTATGATTTAAAGATAAATTGGATTTCGCTTAAGTTACAGACTAATTggtttttgcattttttttaaaataaattgagattttgtttGGGTTTAAGGAATAATTAAGGTTAGTGGTTGCTTgtcttcactttttttttttttttttctgattttttgcTCTCAAATCATCATTTGGcacaaattttctttaattaagggtaagtttagtctttttatttttaattgatttataataatataattgcaTGTAATTGTTCATTTAGTGCATTGTGGTCATTTTATTGGCACGTAAATCTAGTTTTTTGGTCAAAAAATGATGTTAAAGgggatttttcatcaaaaataaaattataagggAGTCAATCCTCCTAAGTTATAAATTCTAAAAGGGTTTAGTGAATTTTAGCTAAAGAGAAACCCAATCATCTCATTCtgatagatttattttttcGTCCACGTTGGGTAACTCGATACAGGCATGTAAGGGAGAGTGTTTTTTTTTGGGAGGAGGGGTAGGGGGTTGGGTCCACGCTCCCCTCTCATTTTGTTTGCATCGagcaaatattatgttattcaatGCGAGCAACATAACATTCTCATTCTTTTTTATTCAATGGACATGTCATTTAGCCACTATTCGCTCATTCTTAAGCAAAGTGTGATATAAGTTAGAGTCATGCTACAGTGCCCGAATGGTTGATGCACGGAATGACAGAACGGAATGAAGCCTGCTGGGCCAAGGTTCGGCGGACTTTATCTAAGATGAAATCCACACtgctattaaaattaaataaaaataaaaaataattaaaattataatataaaaattaaattaaaattataatataaaaaataattaaaatgaaattcgcCCGATCTTTATTTGGACGCATGTTTCGAGGTGAAGTAGCAATTTCAAAGTgaggatatttttgttttttaatgccTTTAGTCATCCTGTACGTCAATTAATTCGGgcaaaatagcatttttttataagttatgggattttagttttaatgttCAGTTCATCgctttattttaaaaaggagttaaattaattaagtcacgataattttaaaagttgagGCTAAATTGACTGTTGTATTTTGAAAAGGCACAAATTGTAACTGTGCGAGTCATGTTTGCGATTATGTGAGGTTATTTTCATCGGGGATTGAGTTGATGctattaatagaattaaaatatcattagaTGACCTTAAGAAGGCATTATGGTTAATTGTGTACAGTTATGTTGCACAGAAACACCTTATATGTGATGTTTCCtcgttttcgaaacgtttcttATTCCCGTTTCAGActctatttatgcctatttttttagaaaaatgttcgTTTCCACGTTTCCGTTTCTTATCAAAAACGTTtcccgtttccgtttccgtgcaacataggtgTACGACGCCTTATTTGACTCTCTTTAAAAGTGTAATGGCCAAATTGACCTAAGtctaaaaatataacaaattattaatttagggtCAATAtagcaaccaaaaaaaaaaaaaaaaaaacttaaacctttttgtgaatttgtaaatttatctaaacgttttaattttggtaattttatcCTAATTGACTcaattaagtgtaattttatccaaaacTTGAAATCACTTTGGGAGATATGTGTCATTGTTGATGTGGTACGTTAcctgtcataaaaaaaatatatgagtggGATCCACATgtacacatgaaaaaaaaaaaattatatatatgagtCCTATTAATATATGTACATGTAAATCttactcttatatatatatatatatatttttatcataggTGGCTTGCCACATTAATAATGACATGCATCTCTCAAATTGTTTTCAGGTGTCGGATAAAATTGAGTTAATTGAGATacaattgtcaaaattgaaacatttgaataaatttataaatttgtgaAAAGGCTTGAATGTTTTTGCTATTTGTCCAATTATTTAACCATTTTTAAAGTATAGTAATCAAATTAGGTTTGAGACTAAAATACAATAGCTTATTTAACACtttgcccaaaaataaaaaaatagaggtatttaaattaaataataataagatataactaaagataagataaattttatttaattccctaaagttattattatttgccACAACTTTATGTATGAAACTAATCATTATACAAGTTAATGTCAAGAGGGATTACTTACTGTTATATGCTAAATCACCAAATCGCCCTCCTTGACATAACATAGGATCCTTTTGAGATTCGACTAGTGCAATGCAATGAAGAGTGCCAAATAGtaatatttcataatttattaaatttatttatttttgataaaaaaaatattcttctaggttattttttttaatctttaaaacGATAGTTAATTATATAGACACAAATTGATGAAGGAATATCCTAATTAGTCtagataaaattacataaatatccCTTATTGAAATTATTTAGAAACGACATTAGTTTCGGGATACTAAAATCTAGGTTAAGGCAAAGGAGTACTCAAGattctaaatttaaattcagATTTAACTTGAGAGCAAACTGGAGTCGAGTAGAAGACTCGATCCAAATGATCGAATCTATATCCCAATTCAAATCTAGATCTCCATTATCTTTTATCAAAACTAGTTCATGAGTTAAGATCTGATCATCCGCGTAACATGATCAtgattttcaaatatatatatataatatatataagtaaattgGATATGAAACTATGTTAATAAAGTCAATTTCTTAAATAACCCTTGCATATTCtacttaaaaaatgaaaattacacgaataagatttgaatttataacttttaaattaagtttCGATACCCAAACTCTTTTTAATATAAGTTTTGTTTAAAACACCTAAAGAATCGAACTTCAACTATCAAGTGCAATTATTTCACTAGCATGTGCATGAGATGGATTAGATCCCTTGAGTGTGTGTCACTTTGAAATGAAGGAAAGACATCTAAACCAGGGTTTAAGTTGAGGGGATGAATGAATAATGATCCCAGGAATAGAGAAAGGAGACAAAAGAGATGCAGTCCCAAAGCTCAAACAGCATGTGTTTGGGGTGCCCTACAAAACTGTGTAAGTTAGGTCAATGGAGCTATCCATCAACTTCAAgattaattcaattaataagGGTCCTCTGACCACCAAAATGGCATGTTTCCAAACCGGCTAACACCCCCATTTTCTAAGACAATGGGCTCATGCCTGGCCATCCCtatttcttttgtcttcttcaATCCCAACAATTCAACGGTGGCTATGCCATTTGGCCCCTTTCATGTTTTGTGGATAAGCTCCACAGCCTCCATCAGCCATCAAAGTCTCAAATTTTTTCATGCCAAAAGTTTTCTGGGCATCGGGTTTTATCGAAACTTTACCGACTATCAAAATTAACATCAAATACTTTGctctttttatcctttttttgaGGGTCAACtttattagggttttgtttAAATGTCTAACTAAATgacaaaaagtatattttttgcATGCTTTGTTCCTTCTACCTAAGTTTATAGAAtgtcgaatttttttttattcaattgttAAAATAAACACTTGTTGACATTTAATCTCAGCTGACCGTGATTcgtttgggccgcggtgagtgaATCCGaaatgccaagaagaagaaaacaaagatccCAGATATGAGTGAACACAAGCAATTTTCACGTGATTTGGttagaacgatgcctactccactaccgtACTCTGATTATTCTTCCAGAGTAGTGGTATCTGAttattcccttttctttttttcttatgatATCtctgacccctatttataatgaaagacctttacaatttggataagatataaaaatataaaaatgatataatgggggacaaacagtctTTATCATCTGTACAAAACTGGGAgtgagatcctcattacgaggagtATGATCTATTTCAGATAAAGTAAATGGGCCCTGCTTTTGATTGTTCAGCAGGTTTGTTATTTATGCGAgttggaggttttaggccaacAATCTAGACGGTTCAACGAATTGGGGGTTTTATTGGGGGCTCGTTAGTCAATTGTTGAAAGCTCGCTAGGAGCTTCGTCAGAAGCTCGCAAAGAGCTCGTTTTATGAGATTCGAATTTTGGGGGTGTATGAGTTTTCTTTGATGAGGTCGCCTAGACTTTCTGGGCTCCAGACGATTAGACCGGCCTACCAGACTGAGTTTAGCCCATAAAGAGTGATGcgaaaaatacatataacaacaccaaaaaatatattctcGATATTTCTTGCCCTCTTGCCCTTTTTACCTAAGTTTAAAGAATAtctagaaaataatattttcttaatatataagTCGAACCTATACATATATTGGTCACGTCAAAATTAGGTCTTATTGTTAATATATACCACATATTGTAGGCCGAGAAAGATTCTATGTGGAGCCTATATACTTAATCCATCACACCAAATTAATTAGGCCTTATTATTGGGGGGAAAATGACAAAAAGTTTGGCAATGAAACAACAGAGTAGGACCAATAATGGATGAAATGGTCTGCTAAGGAATAGGGATATATGGATCATTGGCACATGATCACATGGCTTTGCACATGAATTCTCTGCTCTTGCTCAATAAGGGCTTGTCCTAATGCTATATACTGTTGCCCCGGGGGGGGCCTTGTTTATAGACACACATTTTCTCTTCCTTGTTATACAAATCCAATCTCCCAATCATTGCCTttgccacatatatatatgctgcaATATTGCAAGTACCATATATATCATTTGaagctatatacatacatatatataatatatatatatatatattcatgctgTGGGTTCTTGACCTGTTGTATTACATATCATAGTTCTTAATTTGGAACAGCTAAGAATGCTAATGATTGGGCGTTCAAGgattatttgagtttgaaagaacAAGACCATGGAATCCAGTCATGAaattagctagctagctagcctcTTAACTTATTGATGATGGTTAGAGTTTATTCATCACTAGCTCTATTTAAAGTTGAGTAAGTTTCGATAACTGTCATTAATCCCGAACTCATTCAAAATTTACTTAATCTACCAAGGGCATGGCTAGCTCAACCCCCGTATATTCTCTTAAGATCAAGTTATGATAAAGTCAATCTcgataatagaaataaaaaaaagtagtaGTATGTAATAAATGACGCACTTATATCTTAAAATTTGTATCTTTACATAGACATATTGTGagttaaaagaaatataataattgtacTGTGTGAATAATCAGATTTAGATCCATGAGTCAGTCTGGACAAGTAGGGATTTGGGCTAAATCAAagcaaatttaattatttggattaaatcTTTTATCGAAATTTAGCATGTTTGAGTGAGAACCTGTCTTAGATCTAAAATCCCGAATACCCATTTAGCTTAGTCCAAATCTGAGTATAACTATAAGAAAGGGTATTTACGTATCTTACAAAGCAAAAATATGATAACGTACAAAATAACAAAGTTGTAGacacttttttttcttcttcttaaacGGTCATCATTAGTACTTAACTTTCCTAGTTTTGGTGTGAATTGGAGGTGGAGGGAGAAGTTTTCAAATGTTGGATCGGACCATCTGGTTAAAGTGCTTATcttgttataataaaaatattatttcaaacaTTCATTTATGATATTTCATAGGACAAATGACTCTGAAAATAACATTTCAGagactcaaaattttgaattgtgagtGTTCCTTTAAGGCTAACTTTTGAGGGACACAGACACGATGGTGGAGTGTACAGTCGCTTGTGGTCACCCATTGGCCTAAAATCCATAAATTTTAGGGCACATGTGGGCCCCACCTTCCCAACAGTCAAATAATTGAAATGGGGCAATCATGCTGTTTCTCAAATAAGAATTTAACTTAAAACCGTTGCCCCCCTGATCTTGCTTACTATCATGTAtagatttttgtaaaatatagagtatattattatacatatatgtaattAAAAACTTTTCCCTTTGAGCTAGCACCCACATGGCCTATAAATAAAGCTCCATATATGCATTATATTTTCCAtgcacaatctctctctctctctctctctctgtgtgtgtgtgtgtgtgtgtgctggtTCTGGTGTGTTGATTAGAAGATGGTGTCAAAGACAGGAGAAGGCATGAAGAAGAGGCAGCAGCAAGAACAGCAGCAACAACAGATGATGCAGAAGCAGATGACGACGATGATGCAGTGCAACAAAGGGAAAGCAAGCAAGTTCAAGAGGAGCATCTCCAATCTTGAAGATGGTGCTTCTTCTGCCATTCTTCTCCTTGCTTGCATCGCCTTTTCTAATTCCCAtctctagctctctctctctctctctctctctctctctctatctagaACCATAGCTAGCTACTTATAACATGTCAGTGAGTGATCTTCCTGGTcacctcctcctcttcttcttcttcttgtattCATCAGCTTTCATACAGTCTATTAAGTAGTTATTTCTACATTCGTTTCTATCTATCTGTTGTCAATAATCAAGAAAGCATATGCTCACAAGCAAATGAACCCATAAAACTCGGCACATgcatcaccccccccccccccccccccccccacaagaGTTGTGTAATTTGTACCCAATATtctccttaattatttttttttttgtttgttttataaaagataaactATATCTATACAGACAAACATGTGGGAAGAAACAGTGTTATTAGAATTTGATGGTATGAGATTTATCAACTTGATGAAGTCGATCGGGTTTTTGGGCCAAACATATGTAAAAAGAGGCAAGgttgaatttttcaatttagcctTCGATACTTGAATTAGTCAACCAAAAAGATGGGTAGCTAAAATGCTTAATTAAATGAGTTAAATACCTTTTATTTGTGAGAGACTAAGGCTTTTATATAGGTTAGATTGAGGCTTGGTCTAGCAAGATATTTAGAATTAGTCACCTGAGTTCAGCCCCTTACAAATAAGGACAAATCTTCTTAAGTTAGTAGTGGATCCTCCAAAATCTAGATCTATCAATCTTCTTCGATACAAGTCAAATATGGGACACATGTCCTTTCTGTCCTAACTGTTAGCAATGACACATGTTGagcaaaaaaaaagttaatctCTTGGTCCAAAGATGTTTTCAATTAGTCCAAAACCACATCCAGAAGTGGGTTTTACATAAGAATTACGTACGTTTATGTTTAAAGTAAAAGATTGATATATAaggtaacatttttttttattttaaataaaataataattaataatttaatatgatataaaaataaataaacaaaaataaaatgccAACTTCAAATCTCATGGTTGCTAGTACCCATTTTGGAAAACTAATGAATTTGAATGGGTGGATTGCATCTAAATATTATACATACAGCTAGACAAGACAAaagcattaaatatttctaacctGATGTCCATTTCAGAGGACACGTGAACGGCAAATGGGATCAAAACAAAGAAAGGTACATGGACCAAAGAAGCTGTCTGAGTCTGTTCATACATACCCTTTTGCCATTTGAACAagaatttgtttgattttgtgtgtggcatttaattttgataagaaTAATTTACAAGGATAATTTTGATAAgaataatttacataaaatttgaTGTGTCACGGGTTGTGCCCCTCTAACAAGAAGGTTCGGGTccaaaaaaaatagtcaaaagcCTAAGGAAGACGATAGtcaaaatatttgaggagactTTCTCGTCGGAAGATCAAGTTTGTTGGACATACTCTAGGCCTCTTCGTAAATAGGTAAACTTTTGTTCTAAAAAAGgtatatttcatatattaatCGAAATTCTACGTatctaacttaaatattaaagtATTTGCACATAAATATTTTGCACTCTCTAattgttctttttcttataaatCTCGAGTGGtttgataataaatatctagataaataaatttatttttgtgttcaactaccaacaaaattattattgggtgttacaaatatataataattgtatttaaataatattttcaatatatatatatatatatatggggtggGCTGGCCCTTAATTGCCTGCCTTGAATAGAACATGCTTTGGCCTGACACTTGGGTTTTTGCAATGGATGGTGACCAAACCAAAACGTCGCACTTATACCAAATGAAACGACTAGCGACagtgatattattattattatttatttaacttgaCACATGATGTGTTCCTACTTTTCCAACGGCTATCCAATAAATGGTGCCTATAGGCTTGGTTTGAGGCAATATTCATGACATCAACCAACCAACTTTAACCCTCTTTTCTAAGTGTGATATATGCATGAacctttaaatattttttttttttaaattttatttttatttttatttttacacatGTCGCTTCAATTAATGGGTGTGACATGATACACTCTTTACCATATCCTTTGTACTCATCTACTTAATTTGAGAATCTCGAGATAGTGGTCGTTGGAGATCTCGCTCGACAATTATACTAGATAATTTCATCGAGAATTTTGCCCATTAGTTGAGGATCAAATTATGTATAGAGCTGGCTCAATGAAGTTAGAGATCTTAGGCAAGAAGATTTGTCAAgccttatattaattttttttttataaaaaaaataaataatacacctttttatacaattattttattattttattaaataaaaaattaaaattcaataactacaaaatataatttaacaacaataaatttttaattaaaatataatatctcagagataaaaaaaaaaagtcaaacaaTTTGCTATAAtaagtaaagaaaaataaaactattttttcttgaaattttaagAAGGTTAGTGCGAGTAAAAAActatatattcttaatttttttataaaagaaaataaaatgaaacattaaaatgatagtattaaaaagataaaattcatcaataatgagtaactttttcattttataaatatgtgttGAACTTTCAcctttatgtaaaattaatttttcttgtcttttgagatgcaaaattattgattaaatctccataatcaagtttatctaataaatcatgttcaataaataatgttttattggaagagggaaaaattagaaagagaaagtgagTTTTATGGAATATTGGGATTATGGGATTTGAGAATAACAAGCAGCAACggtaaaaaattgaaaaatggagaaaggaaattaaaaagatttataatattttgtatttaattttttttaataaaatatttattattaaaaaataatatatatatatattacaattttttaaaattatgaacatatatGACTTCACTGTTGGACTGACCTAATTATGTAAGcagtataattttaaaaagataaacaCTGAGTTTACTTATTATTCTGATGCTCACTCACTCAATACAAAATACTAAGTTAATTGTTAAAGTACACTCTAAAGAGACGAAAACCCTAGTTTGTAACTaaaagaatgaatgaattgaaGCCGAGTACTAGACCAAAGCAATTATATGCACACCGTCAATAATAGGCTAAATACATACTTTAGTTTAAATATtcgaattttttgttatttcaattacacatatAAATTATGCAATTAACTCGAAATTACATAATTcaagagtataattaaaataagaaagagatCGGAGTctctattattttaataatacataatttattcatCCCTGGAAATCCAGAACAGCGGATGAACAAGCTGAACAGCAATTCAAGCAAAGCAAGCAagctctcaaattctctctccgGGATTTGACGAGCATTATTACTACATCACAGAGATGGAGGAAGTGATCGATCATGGAACGAACCGTCTTCCCCAGTTTGTCTTATTTGCATGGATCCAAGCGCAGAACATAAACCGAGCAGCCAGCTGAGCTAGGGCTCAGCATTTCCAGCAGGAAGCCGCGACGATGGGCTTCGATTTCCAGCCCAGAACCAGGCAGCCTTTCTCTTCAACAATGGTGAAGCCCTCGCAGgagctcatcatcatcatcttccccAGCCACAGCTTGGCCTGGGCTGCCATCTTGATGGGCGCCGGCTGGAACCCCGCCCGGCTCATCCTCCTGCGCCACTGGTCCACCCGCTCGTGCCGCTCCACCCTCGCCGGCCCCTCGCAGCTCACGATGTTCTTGATCTCCTCCGCGAAGAAGAACTGCTCCATCTTCGCGCGCCTCGTGTCGAACCTGGGCAGCATCGCGTCCAGCGAGTCGAAGATGGCAGAGTAGTAATGCAGAGCTTCCATGAATCGGCCGAGGAAGAATGGCCCGTTGTGGCTGGAATCCTGCTCCACCAGAACCAAAACCCTGGGAGACAGCTCGTGGATGATCTGCAGCACGGAGTTCAAAGCTCCCCGGCTCTCCTTCACCACGCAGTGGAGCTCCAGAATGCTGTTCACCACCACCACTTCGTCTTCGAaagtttcaatttcttctttcttcaggCTGTCTAGGCTACTTTCCACCACTGAGAACTCCAGGTTTATCCCGACGCTCTCGGCATAGGCTTCCAGCTCATTGCCGATGAGCTGGGATAGAGAAGGAACACGAGACTCAAGaacaatatacaatatatagaaaaaaaatattaaatttagttagTCAATTCGGGTCTCGTCTTTAAGAACCTGGAATCTCTTGGCGTAGGAGCCGACGGCGGTAATTCTGAGGCGGCCCGGTGGCGACCCGGAACGGGCAGCCAGGCTCTGGATCAGGTTCCGCCATTGATGGCCGTGGGGCAGCCCCCGGGTCATCCCCAGGTCCACGACGTGGACGAAATTCTCTCCCTCAAAGGCTTCCAATATTGCGTTGTTGGCCACGAAGTGCCCGAACTGAATGTGCGGGCAGATGTCGTAAACGAGCCGAAGCGCCTCTTGCTGCTTCTCCCAGTCAATGTCCCTTTCGTTCATGGCCGGGGCAAGCGAGCCGACCGTTCCCAGCGGCTGCACCATCGCCAGCCGGTCGGCGAGGCCCTGCACGAAGCAAGACGCCACGCGCTGGAACGCCGAGCCGAAGACGAGCGCGCTGGCTCGCAGCTCCGAGAGCAAAGCAGAGGCGTGGGCCTTGTCGCGGCAAGCCACGGCCTCGGCGCACGAAATCAGGAGGAGTACCAGCCTCGTCCCGTCTCCGCCGGCGACGCCGTCTTCCTCAGCCTTTGCGTCCTCTTCGGCCGCCTCGGGCACGGAGAATCTTTGAATGCAAGTCAATACCTGGTTGCGGAACTGCACCGTCGTCAGGCTGGGGGCGCTGTTATTCCGTCTGAATCCGCTGCCGCCGCCAGAAACCCAGACAGAGTTGCCACTTCCGTTGGATTCAGGAACGCTCTCCGTCCTTCTCAGCCGCTTGCTATGGCCTCCTTCCTCGGCTGGCGGAGGCCCGGTGGGGATCCAAATGGCCGCCGCCGAACTCTGCAACAATGGCAGATCGTAGCAAGCCATTACAGATAGAGCATTAAGATTCAACCCACTATTATTACCATTATTCATCTGATCGCCGTCACAGCACAAGTA
This window harbors:
- the LOC127791016 gene encoding GRAS family protein RAD1-like, which encodes MVPSYLCCDGDQMNNGNNSGLNLNALSVMACYDLPLLQSSAAAIWIPTGPPPAEEGGHSKRLRRTESVPESNGSGNSVWVSGGGSGFRRNNSAPSLTTVQFRNQVLTCIQRFSVPEAAEEDAKAEEDGVAGGDGTRLVLLLISCAEAVACRDKAHASALLSELRASALVFGSAFQRVASCFVQGLADRLAMVQPLGTVGSLAPAMNERDIDWEKQQEALRLVYDICPHIQFGHFVANNAILEAFEGENFVHVVDLGMTRGLPHGHQWRNLIQSLAARSGSPPGRLRITAVGSYAKRFQLIGNELEAYAESVGINLEFSVVESSLDSLKKEEIETFEDEVVVVNSILELHCVVKESRGALNSVLQIIHELSPRVLVLVEQDSSHNGPFFLGRFMEALHYYSAIFDSLDAMLPRFDTRRAKMEQFFFAEEIKNIVSCEGPARVERHERVDQWRRRMSRAGFQPAPIKMAAQAKLWLGKMMMMSSCEGFTIVEEKGCLVLGWKSKPIVAASCWKC